ATCAGATGTATTGAAAAAACCTGTAAAAGCAAAATCATAAAATTTTGAAAATGGGCATTAAACATAAACAGAACAGCAAGGATGCATGATATAACAAAGCCTGGTAAAAGTAGCAAGGTTGATGTTATGTAAAATCTTAAAATAATTGTTATCAAAAATATAGTAATCAAACATATCAGTGACCAGACAAGAAGAAGCATTCCATCATTTGAAAACAGGTTAGTGCCTGCAAAAAAACAAAGGTATATCAAAAGCCAAAGAAATATTTCAAATGCAACATTTCTATTTTCCATAGTATTACAGCTCTTAAAAAGAATTTAAGAGCTTTTACCCTCCTTTTTTAGCATCTTGAAGACTTACTTTTTGAAATTACTCCAAAATCAATTATACATTAAAATATCGAATTAGTGTATAATTAAATTATCAGACTGGTAAAATTGAAAATTTTCATTTAAAAAAAGGGGGATTTTAAATTTCATGTCCAAAGCACATATTCTTGTTGTTGACGATGAAAAACCAATTGTTGATATTATAAAGTTCAATTTAGAAAAAGAAGGATATAAGGTAACAGCGTCATATGACGGTGAGGATGCGTTAAATAGAATAAAAAATGAAAACTTTGACATGGTACTTCTGGATGTGATGCTTCCTAAACTTGACGGGTTTTCTGTATGCAAAAAGGTCCGTGAGTTTTCAGATGTCCCAATTATAATGATAACAGCGAAGGCTGATGAGGTTGACAAGGTTTTGGGGCTGGAGCTTGGGGCAGATGATTACATAACAAAACCGTTTGGTATAAGAGAGCTCATTGCCAGAATTAGAGCAAATTTAAGAAGGACAGCTCAAAGCGCAGCTCAAGATGGAAAGGTATTAAAAGCTGGGAATTTGACTTTGAACCCTGAGACGTTTGAAGTAAAGAAAGACGGCAAAGTTATTGAACTTACCGTAAGAGAATATGAGCTTTTGAAGTTTTTGATGTCGCAAAAGGGTCAGGTATTTTCAAGAGAAGAGCTTTTGGAAAAGGTTTGGGACTATGAATATTATGGAGATGTTAGAACAGTAGATGTTACTGTAAGAAGATTGAGAGAAAAAATAGAAGATAATCCATCAGAACCGAATTTTATTCTTACAAAGAGAGGAATTGGCTACTACTTTAATCCCAATATTTAAAAGTGAGGAGAAAAAATAATACCATGACGAAAAGCATTGAAAGTAGACTTATAATTGTCTTTGGTCTATTGATTTTGATACTCATGTTTATATCCAGCTTTTTTGTCATAGACAGGACAAAAAGTTATTTTTATGATGATATTAAAAATAAGATAGAATTCATGGTGAGTTCATCACTGATAAGGATTTTAGAGGATAAAAGCCTTACACAGCAGAAAATTCAGGAAATAATTGACCAGTCAATGAAGCAGAGTCAGTATGGTTTTATGATACAAAAACTAATTGTGACAGACAACAGAGGAAGACTCTTGGCATCTTTTCCAAGGATGGATATCAGCTTTTATCCTTCGGATGAGATATTGACAAGTCTTGCAGGCTATAAGGTTATTAAACGGGATTCAGAAAACCAGACTATGATTTTTGCTTTTCCTATAAAAAGTGGTAAGTCTGTTGAAAGGTCATTATATTTAGAAGTGTCTTGCCAAAGTATACTTGAAACTGTCACAGACATAAAAAATATTTTATTTATGGCATATGTTATTGGTATGGGTTTTTCACTATTTATTGGATTTTTGTTTGCAAAAACCCTTTCCAATCCGCTAAGGAAACTTACCAGGCAGGCACTTGAGATGGCACAAGGCAATCTTGATGTCAAGATTGAAATTTCCAGTCAGGATGAGATAGGCAAGCTTGCAAGTGCTTTTAAAATAATGGCAACAAATCTGAAAAGGTATATAACAGAGCTTGAGTTTGAAAAACAAAAGCTTGAAAGAATACTTCAGAACATGTCAGATGGTGTTTTGGCTATAAACTCGAGAAATGAGATAATTCATATAAATGAGAGTGCGAAGAGATTTCTCAAAGATGATATTCATGGATTTTTGGACAAAATTCAAGCTCAAAAAAGTTCTGTAGTTTCTCAGCCAATAATTTATGAAGTTGATGGCTATACACTTGAGGTTAGCATAGCATTTTTTGTTGATTCTTTTCAATCAACAGGTATGGTATTTATACTACATGACATAACAGAACAAGCAAAGCTTGACAGGATGCGCAAACAGTTTGTTGCAGATGTCTCACATGAGCTGAGAACACCAATTACCACTATCAAAACTTATTCTGAGACACTTTTAGATGTTGATGATGAAAGTGTTAAAAGAGAGTTTTTGACTGTAATAATAAAAGAATGTGATAGGATGACAAGGCTTATATCTGACCTTTTATACCTC
The sequence above is drawn from the Caldicellulosiruptor bescii DSM 6725 genome and encodes:
- a CDS encoding response regulator — its product is MSKAHILVVDDEKPIVDIIKFNLEKEGYKVTASYDGEDALNRIKNENFDMVLLDVMLPKLDGFSVCKKVREFSDVPIIMITAKADEVDKVLGLELGADDYITKPFGIRELIARIRANLRRTAQSAAQDGKVLKAGNLTLNPETFEVKKDGKVIELTVREYELLKFLMSQKGQVFSREELLEKVWDYEYYGDVRTVDVTVRRLREKIEDNPSEPNFILTKRGIGYYFNPNI
- a CDS encoding ATP-binding protein, which gives rise to MTKSIESRLIIVFGLLILILMFISSFFVIDRTKSYFYDDIKNKIEFMVSSSLIRILEDKSLTQQKIQEIIDQSMKQSQYGFMIQKLIVTDNRGRLLASFPRMDISFYPSDEILTSLAGYKVIKRDSENQTMIFAFPIKSGKSVERSLYLEVSCQSILETVTDIKNILFMAYVIGMGFSLFIGFLFAKTLSNPLRKLTRQALEMAQGNLDVKIEISSQDEIGKLASAFKIMATNLKRYITELEFEKQKLERILQNMSDGVLAINSRNEIIHINESAKRFLKDDIHGFLDKIQAQKSSVVSQPIIYEVDGYTLEVSIAFFVDSFQSTGMVFILHDITEQAKLDRMRKQFVADVSHELRTPITTIKTYSETLLDVDDESVKREFLTVIIKECDRMTRLISDLLYLSRLDSGENILRIEEVNISELVRFVCEKMRIHANKKHQSLLCNVQEDIIIDADRDRLEQVLINLINNAITYVQDGGRIEVCLKKENGNIELTVEDNGPGIPKEDLPRIFERFYRVDKARSRSLGGSGLGLSIADEIVKAHGGRVLVESEEGVGTKFTVVLPLKEKGQVTL